The following coding sequences lie in one Oncorhynchus nerka isolate Pitt River linkage group LG14, Oner_Uvic_2.0, whole genome shotgun sequence genomic window:
- the LOC115141036 gene encoding tRNA N(3)-methylcytidine methyltransferase METTL6-like, whose product MALSKQDDTSNVVLPGEESKDGLPCLIPTVQRKTCTGRNLNEKEMEKLTGDQTLVSDFKQMKLEKEAQKNWDLFYKRNTTNFFKDRHWTTREFEELKVCLEFEVQKLVLLEAGCGVGNFIFPLLEEDLNIFVYACDFSPRAVEFVKEHSLYCAERCSVFQCDLTKDDLRGNVPVGSVDVATLIFVLSAIHPNKMQQALDNIYRVLKPGGIILFRDYGLSDHAMMRFKAGNKLGENFYVRQDGTRSYFFSKELLADLFRGAGFESVTNEYVLRETVNKKEGLCVPRVFLQSKFRRPDQLQGS is encoded by the exons ATGGCACTATCAAAGCAAGACGACACCTCCAATGTTGTACTTCCTGGAGAGGAATCCAAAGACGGGTTGCCATGTCTTATTCCAACTGTCCAAAGAAAAACATGTACTGGCAGGAATTTGaatgagaaagagatggagaaactgACAGGTGACCAGACTTTGGTGTCTGACTTCAAGCAGATGAAGTTGGAAAAGGAGGCACAGAAAAACTGGGACTTGTTTTACAAAAGGAACACAACAAACTTTTTCAAGGATAGGCATTGGACCACCAGAGAGTTTGAAGAACTGAAAGTGTGCCTTGAG TTTGAAGTCCAGAAGCTTGTCCTGCTTGAAGCTGGCTGTGGGGTTGGGAACTTCATCTTCCCACTACTGGAGGAAGACCTCAACATCTTTGTCTATGCCTGTGACTTCTCACCACGAGCTGTGGAGTTTGTGAAG GAACACTCCCTGTACTGTGCTGAGCGCTGCAGTGTGTTCCAGTGTGACTTGACAAAGGATGACCTGAGGGGTAATGTCCCAGTGGGCAGTGTGGATGTGGCCACGCTCATATTTGTCCTCTCAGCTATCCACCCAAACAAGATGCAGCAGGCTCTGGACAACATTTACAGG gtTCTGAAGCCAGGGGGCATCATTCTGTTCAGGGACTATGGCCTGTCTGACCACGCCATGATGAGGTTTAAGGCGGGAAACAAACTGGGAGAGAACTTCTACGTCAGACAGGATGGCACCAGGTCTTATTTCTTTTCCAAAG agctCCTGGCAGACCTGTTCAGAGGGGCGGGGTTCGAGAGTGTAACCAATGAGTACGTGCTACGAGAAACGGTCAATAAGAAGGAGGGGCTTTGTGTGCCCAGGGTGTTCCTTCAAAGCAAGTTCCGAAGGCCAGACCAATTACAGGGCTCCTGA
- the LOC115141037 gene encoding ELL-associated factor 1-like — protein MNGSTNPLLDKEEHVLKLGESFEKRPKSSFHTIRYDFKPASIDTSCEGELQVGKGEEVTITLPHIPGSTPPMTVFKGNKRPYQKDCVLIINHDTGEYMLEKLSSSIQVKKTRAEGSSKIQARIEQQSVRATATQPPAQFRAPTKPGAGAKTSPSPSKDNPSPEPQLDDIKRELRAEVEVIEQMSSSSGSSSSDSGSGDDSSSSDGEHDAPHPQPVPLPLPQIQPSPNRNPMANGGADREQGSNQLMNTLRNDLQLSESGSDSDDD, from the exons ATGAATGGGAGTACAAATCCGCTCTTGGACAAAGAAGAACATGTTTTAAAGCTCGGAGAGAGCTTTGAGAAGAGGCCAAAATCGTCATTTCACACCATCAGAT ATGATTTCAAAccagcttcaattgacacaagctGCGAAGGAGAGTTGCAAGTCGGTAAAGGAGAGGAAGTCACCATCACATTACCTCACATTCCA GGCTCTACACCACCCATGACAGTATTCAAAGGAAATAAGCGGCCATATCAGAAAGACTGTGTTCTTATCATCAATCATGACACTGGGGAGTACATGCTGGAGAAGTTGAGCAGCAGTATCCAGGTCAAGAAAACCAG AGCGGAGGGCAGCAGTAAGATCCAGGCCAGGATTGAGCAGCAGTCGGTGCGTGCCACTGCCACCCAGCCTCCAGCGCAGTTCCGTGCCCCCACTAAGCCTGGTGCAGGGGCCAagacctccccctccccttccaagGACAACCCCTCCCCTGAGCCCCAACTAGATGACATCAAGAGAG AGCTGCGAGCGGAGGTGGAGGTTATTGAACAAATGAGCAGCAGTAGCGGCAGCAGCTCATCTGACTCTGGTAGTGGGGACGACAGCTCCAGCAGTGATGGGGAGCATGACGCCCCTCACCCCCAAcctgtcccactccctctcccccagATCCAGCCCTCCCCCAACCGTAATCCCATGGCCAACGGAGGAGCAGACAGGGAACAGGGCAGCAACCAGCTGATGAACACGCTCA GGAACGACCTCCAGTTGAGTGAGTCAGGCAGCGACAGTGACGACGACTGA